A genomic stretch from Juglans microcarpa x Juglans regia isolate MS1-56 chromosome 3S, Jm3101_v1.0, whole genome shotgun sequence includes:
- the LOC121258565 gene encoding BAHD acyltransferase At5g47980-like, translating to MLYHFLPKVAELMDQPSLEPLVLVQASFFECGGLAIGVCVSHKVGEAATPSMFINSWASAAIAPSGEAVLPPEFSTASRIPPRHTLPPLAMSLANETTVSRWYVFDAPKIDALKAKAASANVLQPTRVEAVSSLIWKCAITVSRSKSKFQLPSRLTQAVNIRERLTPPLTKNAFGNLVWFSWQETTDNEIQLHRLVTELRKGKEAFSEDYATKLSGDEAFSVVSQDIKHLNSLLASEGNTHHIIISSWCRYPLYEADFGLGKPTWVTMGNNLMFKNSVFLMDTRDGSGIEAWITLSEEDMALFEQDKDLLEFASSNPTVQD from the coding sequence ATGTTGTACCACTTTCTTCCGAAAGTGGCTGAACTTATGGATCAACCAAGCTTGGAACCTTTGGTTCTAGTTCAAGCTAGCTTCTTTGAATGTGGCGGATTGGCCATTGGTGTGTGTGTTTCCCACAAGGTAGGCGAAGCAGCCACGCCTAGCATGTTCATAAATAGTTGGGCTAGCGCGGCTATTGCCCCGTCTGGGGAGGCAGTGCTGCCTCCGGAATTCAGTACCGCATCTCGCATACCTCCGAGACATACCTTGCCGCCACTAGCCATGAGCTTGGCGAATGAGACGACTGTTTCAAGGTGGTACGTGTTTGATGCACCAAAGATTGATGCTCTCAAGGCAAAAGCCGCCAGCGCCAACGTTCTACAGCCCACACGCGTTGAAGCAGTCTCATCTCTTATTTGGAAATGTGCAATAACTGTCTCAAGATCAAAAAGCAAGTTTCAATTGCCATCTAGACTGACCCAAGCGGTGAACATCCGCGAGAGGCTTACTCCGCCCTTAACTAAAAATGCTTTTGGAAATCTAGTGTGGTTTTCTTGGCAAGAGACAACAGACAATGAGATTCAGTTACATCGGTTGGTTACTGAGttaaggaaaggaaaggaagcTTTTAGTGAAGATTATGCAACAAAGTTATCTGGGGACGAGGCTTTCTCTGTGGTTAGTCAAGATATCAAACATCTTAATAGTCTTCTCGCCTCAGAGGGTAATACACACCACATTATCATTTCCAGCTGGTGCAGATATCCACTATATGAGGCTGACTTTGGTTTGGGGAAGCCAACATGGGTGACTATGGGTAATAATCTGATGTTCAAGAATTCCGTATTTCTGATGGATACGAGAGATGGCAGCGGAATAGAAGCTTGGATTACTCTTAGTGAAGAAGACATGGCATTATTTGAACAAGATAAAGATCTGCTTGAATTTGCATCTTCCAACCCAACTGTCCAGGATTAA